The DNA segment TGGCGGGGGCGCCGGCCGCGCGAGCCGGGGGCGGTTTCCCGGTCGTGGTCTTCGTCGAGGGACTGTCCGCCTTCCGGCAGATGAACACGTACCAGGTCGAGGAGCTGGTCTCGCACGGCTACGTCGTCGTGGGCATCGACCAGCCGCACGTCGCGGCGTCAGTGGCGCTGCCCGACGGACGGCGGGTGGTGGGGCTGCCGAAGGACGAGATCTGGCCGCTCGTCGCACCGAGCCTGGGCCCGGTCGAGGACCCGCCGACGCTGCACGGCCGGGCTCTCGCGGGCGGCATCGTCCCCTACCTGGCGCAGGACGTCGAGTTCGCGCTCGACCGCGTCGCCGCCCTCGACGGGTCGGACCCGCTCCTCGCGGGCAGGCTCGACCTGGGGCACGTCGGCGTGATCGGCATCTCCATGGGCGGGGTAGTCGCGCCGGAGGCCTGCCGCCTCGACCCGCGCTTCCGCGCCTGCCTGCTGATGGAGGCCCCGGTGCCCGCCGACGTCGTCGCTGACGGCCTGGACCAGCCGACCCTGCTGCTCATCAGCGACGCCGAGACGATGCGCCGCGCCGGCTGGTCGCCGGAAGACATCGCCCAGCACCAGGGCACGATGCGCGCGCTGTTCGAGGGCGTACGAGGCGGCGGCTACTGGGTGCAGGTGCGCGGCACGTACCACCTCAACCTCACCGACGCGCCGCTGCTCCTCGGCGTGCCGCTGCGGGCGCTGGGCCTCCTCGGCCCTATCGACGTGGGCGAGGCGCACGACATCGTCAAGGCCTACACCGTGGCGTTCTTCGACAGGCACCTGAAGGGGCTGCCCGCGCCGCTGCTCGACCGTCCGTCACCGTACCCGGAGGTGGCGTTCGAGTCGCGCGGTCCGCGGGGCGTGGACGGGACCGTGTCACTGCCCTAGCTCGGTCGCGACGCCAAGGGCCCTCCCGCCGCCGGCCGTAGCGGCGGCGAGCTGCAGCACGACGGTCGCCACCAGCG comes from the Trueperaceae bacterium genome and includes:
- a CDS encoding serine hydrolase, coding for MADLETGAAVTADMRFRAGSIGKTLVATVVLQLAAATAGGGRALGVATELGQ